Proteins found in one Pseudodesulfovibrio sp. JC047 genomic segment:
- the aspA gene encoding aspartate ammonia-lyase produces MPKEYRIEHDSLGEVQVLTDAYYGVQTQRALENFYISGIPMSHYPRLIQALAYVKLAAADANASLGLLDEEKSRAIARACEEILSGKLHDQFVVDVMQGGAGTSANMNANEVICNRALEFLGFEKGDYEHLHPLNHVNMSQSTNDVYPSALNIALIFEVRELMDAMLHLKKAFAAKGREFADVLKMGRTQLQDAVPMTLGQEFAAWGVMVGEDVQRLDEAQHLVHEINMGATAIGTGLNAHPDYARTVTEKLVEYTTLQLISSPDLVEATQDTGAYVQLSGVLKRVAVKLSKICNDLRLLSSGPRCGFNEINLPPMQPGSSIMPGKVNPVIPEVVNQVAFAVVGKDVTISMASEAGQLELNVMEPVIGYSLFQSMNMLQRACHTLADKCVSGITANRERCHDLVAQSIGLVTALNPIIGYERSAEIAKEAMKTGRSVYEIVLEKGYLSQEEITDILKPENMVKPRYYRRS; encoded by the coding sequence ATGCCCAAAGAATACAGAATCGAACATGATAGTCTTGGTGAAGTTCAGGTCCTGACGGATGCGTATTATGGCGTTCAGACACAGCGTGCTCTCGAAAACTTCTATATTTCAGGTATTCCCATGTCGCATTATCCGCGACTTATTCAAGCTTTGGCCTATGTCAAACTGGCCGCAGCGGACGCCAACGCCTCGCTCGGGTTGTTGGATGAGGAGAAAAGCCGGGCCATTGCCCGGGCGTGCGAGGAAATTCTTTCCGGCAAGCTGCACGATCAGTTCGTGGTGGACGTGATGCAGGGCGGGGCCGGAACCTCTGCCAACATGAATGCCAATGAAGTCATCTGCAATCGTGCCTTGGAATTTTTGGGATTTGAAAAAGGCGACTACGAGCATTTGCACCCCTTGAATCATGTCAATATGTCACAGTCCACTAATGACGTGTACCCCTCGGCCTTGAATATCGCCTTGATTTTCGAGGTGCGAGAATTGATGGACGCCATGTTGCACCTGAAGAAGGCGTTTGCGGCCAAAGGACGGGAGTTTGCCGACGTGCTCAAGATGGGACGGACTCAGTTGCAGGATGCGGTTCCCATGACGCTGGGGCAGGAGTTCGCAGCTTGGGGGGTGATGGTTGGTGAAGACGTGCAGCGTTTGGATGAGGCCCAACATCTGGTCCACGAGATCAACATGGGTGCGACTGCTATCGGGACTGGATTGAACGCGCATCCTGATTATGCCCGGACCGTGACCGAAAAGCTGGTTGAATACACGACATTGCAGCTTATTTCATCCCCGGACCTTGTGGAAGCGACGCAGGATACGGGTGCCTATGTGCAGTTGTCCGGCGTGCTCAAACGTGTTGCGGTCAAGCTGTCAAAGATTTGTAATGACTTGCGATTGCTGTCCAGCGGTCCCCGATGTGGTTTCAATGAGATCAACCTGCCGCCCATGCAGCCGGGGTCCTCGATTATGCCGGGCAAGGTCAATCCTGTCATTCCTGAAGTGGTCAATCAGGTCGCGTTCGCCGTGGTGGGCAAGGATGTCACCATCTCCATGGCTTCGGAAGCCGGTCAGCTCGAACTGAATGTCATGGAACCAGTGATCGGGTATTCCCTGTTTCAGTCCATGAACATGTTGCAGCGCGCGTGTCACACCTTGGCGGACAAGTGCGTGTCAGGTATTACGGCCAATCGTGAACGGTGTCATGACCTCGTGGCACAATCCATTGGACTGGTCACGGCATTGAATCCCATCATCGGATATGAACGTTCCGCCGAGATCGCCAAGGAGGCCATGAAAACAGGGCGGTCCGTTTATGAAATAGTTTTGGAAAAGGGATACCTGAGTCAGGAAGAAATTACGGACATCCTCAAACCAGAGAACATGGTTAAGCCCCGGTATTACAGGCGTTCTTGA